A single region of the Candidatus Hydrogenedentota bacterium genome encodes:
- a CDS encoding glycosyltransferase family 4 protein, which produces MQTAPIAYLSSEYPAISQTFIFREVESLRRHGFTVKTASIRAPGNVDIMTAEEQADAKSTLCIKDCGIARLAAAHAALKLTAFFAYMRMFSYALSLWTNGPVPLIKAMAYFAEAGVLVHWMRREGIRHVHVHFANPAATVALIGASSGLIEFSLSVHGPDEFYNINQDLIPEKVRKAVFARCISFYCRSQLERVTEYKDWDKFHIVRCGIDVSKYAVRPEPSNAVAEILCVGRLVPAKGQHLLVRACHALKERGVAFHATLVGAGPDRESIEALAKSLGIADCVAFAGPVGQGDIHSYYDKADIFALPSFAEGLPVVLMEAMGKGIPCVTTAITGIPELVIDGVNGLLAPASDWEALADRLQRLIEDPALRKKLSAAAREIVERDYDVQRNCEGMAEVFRRHLAGKQERVDFGVR; this is translated from the coding sequence ATGCAGACCGCACCAATTGCGTATCTTTCGAGCGAGTATCCCGCGATCTCGCAGACTTTCATTTTCCGTGAAGTGGAGTCCTTGCGCAGGCACGGCTTCACGGTGAAGACGGCATCGATTCGAGCGCCCGGAAACGTCGATATAATGACCGCGGAAGAGCAGGCGGACGCGAAGAGCACGTTGTGTATCAAGGACTGCGGCATCGCTCGGTTGGCGGCGGCGCATGCCGCGCTGAAGTTAACAGCATTTTTTGCGTATATGCGGATGTTTTCGTATGCGCTGTCGTTGTGGACGAATGGGCCGGTGCCGTTAATCAAGGCGATGGCGTATTTTGCGGAGGCGGGGGTGCTGGTGCACTGGATGCGCCGGGAGGGGATACGACATGTGCACGTGCATTTTGCGAATCCCGCCGCGACGGTGGCGCTGATCGGCGCGTCGAGCGGGTTGATTGAGTTCAGCCTGAGCGTTCATGGTCCGGATGAGTTTTACAACATCAACCAGGACCTAATTCCGGAGAAGGTGCGCAAGGCGGTGTTCGCGCGGTGCATTAGTTTTTATTGCCGCAGTCAGCTTGAACGGGTGACCGAATACAAGGATTGGGACAAGTTTCACATCGTGCGCTGCGGCATCGATGTGTCGAAGTATGCGGTGCGGCCGGAGCCGAGTAATGCGGTAGCCGAAATTCTATGTGTGGGGCGGCTAGTGCCAGCGAAGGGTCAACACTTGCTCGTCAGGGCGTGCCATGCGCTGAAGGAACGGGGCGTGGCGTTTCACGCGACGCTTGTCGGCGCGGGGCCGGACCGGGAATCGATCGAGGCGCTGGCAAAGTCGCTCGGTATCGCGGATTGTGTGGCGTTCGCTGGCCCGGTGGGCCAAGGTGACATCCATTCGTATTACGACAAAGCGGACATTTTCGCGTTGCCGAGTTTCGCGGAGGGGTTGCCGGTCGTGTTGATGGAGGCAATGGGGAAGGGGATACCGTGCGTGACGACAGCGATTACCGGGATTCCGGAACTGGTGATCGATGGCGTGAATGGGTTACTCGCGCCCGCATCGGATTGGGAAGCGTTGGCCGACCGGCTGCAACGGCTGATCGAGGACCCGGCGTTGCGCAAAAAACTGAGCGCCGCCGCACGGGAAATCGTGGAGCGGGATTACGACGTGCAGCGGAATTGCGAGGGAATGGCCGAGGTGTTTCGGCGGCATCTTGCAGGGAAGCAGGAACGGGTCGATTTTGGAGTGCGGTAG
- a CDS encoding exodeoxyribonuclease VII small subunit, with the protein MAEQKFEKDLEKLEEIVAALEEGELPLDDALKRFEEGIKLAKRCEKALADAEKKIEILTKNADGTLEAQPFDEDNPEGDTGPKIRKSKKRETDDGGDGGELPF; encoded by the coding sequence ATGGCTGAGCAGAAGTTTGAGAAGGACCTGGAAAAGCTCGAGGAAATCGTCGCCGCCCTCGAAGAAGGCGAACTCCCGCTCGACGATGCCCTCAAACGCTTCGAAGAAGGCATCAAACTCGCCAAGCGCTGCGAGAAGGCCCTCGCCGACGCAGAGAAGAAGATCGAAATCCTCACCAAGAATGCCGACGGTACTCTCGAAGCCCAACCCTTCGACGAAGACAACCCCGAGGGCGACACCGGTCCCAAAATCCGCAAGAGCAAGAAGCGCGAGACCGACGACGGCGGCGACGGCGGCGAACTGCCGTTCTAG
- a CDS encoding glycosyltransferase family 4 protein, with product MPSPAIDIALDVSCAAENPLTGIGYATLYQLRALFTRDDPELRFHLFAAGARGGRATLEKEIGDARSLSYVPYARLAKYYAWTTLNWPPIEWFTGPARIAHNFCHQAPATSGAIKLVTVHDLSMFRHPETHTPRMVHVQQTLLRHTAKYADHIVAVSEHCKSELIELLRIPPDRIHVIHNGVNTGEFDVALDARRLNELRQAHRIEDDYIIHLGTIEPRKNLVRLCEAYRQLRASKSGIPKLVIVGATGWGSAPSIAAIESLGSSVVRPGYLSRADAVLLLRGARVCVYPSLYEGFGLPVLEAMAARTPVITSNASALPEVAGDTAVYVDPLDSASIAGAIAGVLEDPAAAASRVAAGRARAETFSWAASAEKLASLYKTLAN from the coding sequence TTGCCTTCCCCTGCAATTGACATAGCCCTCGACGTCAGTTGCGCCGCGGAAAATCCCCTGACCGGCATCGGCTACGCCACGCTCTACCAGCTTCGCGCACTATTCACCCGCGACGATCCCGAACTGCGATTTCACCTCTTCGCCGCTGGCGCGCGCGGCGGTCGCGCGACACTCGAAAAGGAAATCGGCGACGCGCGTTCCTTGTCTTATGTTCCGTACGCGCGCCTCGCAAAGTATTACGCCTGGACCACGCTAAACTGGCCACCCATCGAGTGGTTTACCGGCCCCGCCCGGATCGCGCACAACTTTTGCCACCAGGCGCCCGCCACGTCCGGCGCCATCAAGCTCGTCACCGTCCACGACCTGTCCATGTTTCGCCATCCGGAAACCCACACGCCGCGCATGGTACACGTCCAGCAGACGCTCCTGCGCCACACCGCGAAATACGCGGACCACATCGTCGCGGTTTCGGAACACTGCAAGTCCGAACTGATCGAACTCCTGCGTATTCCTCCCGATCGCATCCATGTCATTCACAATGGCGTGAATACCGGCGAGTTCGATGTCGCGCTCGACGCGCGCCGGCTCAACGAATTGCGCCAGGCCCACCGAATCGAGGACGACTACATCATCCATCTCGGCACGATCGAGCCGCGAAAAAATCTCGTGCGGCTTTGCGAAGCCTACCGCCAACTGCGCGCATCGAAAAGCGGCATTCCCAAGCTCGTCATCGTCGGTGCGACCGGCTGGGGCTCCGCCCCCTCCATCGCCGCAATCGAATCGCTCGGCTCTTCCGTCGTTCGACCCGGCTATCTTTCGCGAGCGGATGCTGTGCTGCTCCTGCGCGGCGCGCGCGTTTGTGTATACCCCTCGCTCTATGAAGGCTTCGGCCTGCCCGTCCTCGAAGCGATGGCCGCGCGCACGCCCGTTATCACGAGTAACGCGTCCGCCCTGCCCGAGGTCGCCGGTGACACAGCAGTCTACGTCGATCCACTCGACTCCGCGTCAATCGCCGGCGCCATCGCGGGCGTACTCGAGGATCCCGCCGCCGCCGCGTCTCGCGTCGCAGCCGGCCGCGCGCGCGCCGAGACCTTCTCGTGGGCGGCCTCCGCCGAAAAGCTTGCCTCGCTCTACAAGACTCTGGCAAACTAA
- a CDS encoding DKNYY domain-containing protein codes for MANIDVPVWENDGKKVLHRGRPVRGADPKTFEVLLGNYARDAKSVFFHSIQSKQIDRDTFRPLNANFCIDATQAFFVVTPIKDADPKTFRVLDSSLVFFSMGSFISSGYAADANSVWHASSQGIRRIKKAEPVTFFSLGNNYGCDRERVYFYATPIHGADRVTWRHWAGLLSIDKNNVYFTSKKIEGVDRPSIWLLTATDSFMDRHRIYISNRAVTPEEYLEWLKSVDEKCAWEREQIHSGAMFERIKSQHPDGI; via the coding sequence ATGGCAAACATCGACGTACCGGTCTGGGAAAACGACGGCAAGAAAGTCTTGCATCGCGGGCGGCCAGTGCGTGGGGCCGATCCGAAAACCTTCGAAGTCTTGCTGGGCAACTACGCGCGCGATGCGAAGAGCGTTTTCTTCCACTCGATTCAATCAAAACAGATCGATCGCGATACCTTCCGTCCGCTGAACGCCAACTTCTGTATCGATGCGACACAGGCGTTTTTCGTCGTCACGCCGATCAAAGACGCCGACCCGAAAACATTTCGCGTGTTGGATTCTTCGCTGGTTTTTTTCTCGATGGGATCGTTTATTTCCTCGGGTTACGCGGCTGATGCGAATTCCGTTTGGCATGCGTCGTCACAGGGAATTCGGCGCATCAAAAAGGCGGAACCCGTGACGTTTTTTTCTCTTGGGAACAACTACGGCTGCGATCGCGAGCGGGTCTACTTTTATGCGACTCCCATTCATGGCGCGGATCGCGTTACCTGGCGGCATTGGGCAGGCCTATTGAGCATCGATAAGAACAACGTGTATTTCACCAGCAAAAAAATTGAGGGTGTCGACCGGCCCTCCATCTGGCTACTCACCGCGACGGATTCCTTTATGGACCGGCACCGAATTTACATCAGCAATCGCGCCGTGACACCCGAAGAATATCTCGAATGGCTGAAGTCTGTCGATGAGAAATGTGCGTGGGAGCGCGAACAAATACACAGCGGCGCCATGTTCGAACGTATTAAAAGCCAACACCCTGACGGGATTTAA